A portion of the Bombina bombina isolate aBomBom1 chromosome 11, aBomBom1.pri, whole genome shotgun sequence genome contains these proteins:
- the LOC128642215 gene encoding natural cytotoxicity triggering receptor 3 ligand 1 has product MSYYQVLLVLSFALTFGGSQAKIEVVTDPSPVVVNAGEKVNLKCLLKLEKEPVNLKDLTVQWFHRGKQVAEYDNVLTLDKPGVSLSLESLKKGDATLTISNVTHEHEGNYRCYIDYKSEYKRNTIEVQVHDKNKPKEDLLLTSEDKHLNEQLKKILDWFEQFNGKLDVLATELKKCVPKP; this is encoded by the exons ATGAGCTATTATCAAGTCCTTCTTGTGCTGTCCTTTGCCCTGACTTTTGGTGGTTCAC AGGCCAAAATTGAGGTGGTCACTGATCCGTCCCCAGTGGTTGTTAATGCTGGAGAAAAGGTGAATCTGAAATGTCTCCTGAAGTTGGAGAAGGAGCCAGTGAACCTGAAAGACCTTACCGTTCAGTGGTTCCATCGTGGAAAGCAAGTGGCCGAATATGACAACGTACTCACTCTTGACAAACCTGGAGTGTCCCTGTCCCTGGAATCTCTTAAAAAGGGGGACGCGACCCTCACAATATCCAACGTGACACACGAGCATGAAGGGAACTATCGTTGCTACATTGACTATAAGTCAGAATATAAAAGGAATACAATTGAAGTGCAAGTTCATG ACAAAAACAAACCAAAAGAAGATCTCTTACTAACCTCAGAAGACAAACACCTTAATGAGCAACTGAAGAAGATTCTGGATTGGTTTGAGCAATTTAATGGGAAACTGGATGTTCTGGCT